Part of the Apostichopus japonicus isolate 1M-3 chromosome 13, ASM3797524v1, whole genome shotgun sequence genome is shown below.
AACTATGCATGTGAATAAGGCCATCGAATTAGCCTTTTAAagcaatttaaaaacaattattattgtCCGTATAAACATACTGCAATCATAAAGGCCGATACATAATTGAAAACGGCccaatgagtttttttttataaataatgcATCAGCTATTTCAAGGAAATAAGATAATCATGGaattttgttgctgttgttggttttttactgataaatgatagttcaaaaaatattaaaaaatataaaacctaGTTATGTAACTTTTTAACACGCTGTCAGTTAGATAAGAATTAGAATAgttagaaatattattttatgaaaCAACATAGGGGCCTACATGTAGTGTAAGCGTAGAtaattttatacataataagaatgcccccgaccccccccccccccccctacaaagaaaacattatgAAAGTCAAATAGAATGTTAAATAGATCCTTAGAATATGATGAAGGTTATATACCATACTGACTTCTGTTAAAATCATATTGATGTATATTAGAGTTGATAGCTGTGTAGTACTTTTATACGTGCAGTACTtcattgtgtacattttattATGTTTATAACCTGCGAACGATACATGCAAATATTTgaacttacaaaaaaaaaggttttctttaaattaaattagtAGGCGTTGTATTTGTGGGAAGGTAAGAATAATGGtaataaaacaaacagaataaCATCGTGTGACTATATAGGATTCCATCCATATTGCTTGTATACTAGCCTACTCCACCAAGAATTATTGGttggggtgtgggaggggataTTAAATAGGAACAGGTGGATGTGAGGCAGGGGGCTTTCATTCATTACCTATAAGAACAACTATATGCCAGCAACACTATAAAAGAAAGTTATATATACGTACAGATATAACGGTGAGGTTTGGGTGGAATACCATATATTATTTGTATCGTTCTTTATATGATAATCGAATGTTACAGCTCGGAATCAATTGAGATTACACTGGTCTTGATGTTTTGAAGTGGGTCGTAATTAATATTGTGTGGTcaaactgatttcattttttgttttgtaatcaCATCGTAACATGTATGCaaagagtgagagagagagggggggggtaggtggagagagagagagcaaacTGCTCCATTTTGTACTCGATAGGTACCTTTGTACTTGCATTGTCTTGAATATACTTTTGAGAAGCAGCAAAAACAAGTGAATAGAATGTTTCAATGAAATACAGTATTCGCTTCGCTTTCGAAGTCAAGCGAGGGCATGACAACTGTCCAAAATCCAATTTACAATATTAAGACTCATCAAATATCggaaaaaaatattaagtttGACCTTCAATTCAGCCATGCCATATTCGACATGTTTTTGATTAGTCAGTTAGCATTTCTTGTTGCTTTCAGATCCGGTTCAGTGGAGGTATCTAATACAGTATGCTTCCGGTGATATAGATGAACCTGTATGATCATATACTAACATATATAGAAGCCACACCAGAAATAGCTATTATTTCTGAAGAACTCCAAACACACAAATACACCATGTATACACACGTCTTGACGGTATTGCGGTTAATTACAGGTGCGCCGTATCAGAGTTATTTCATAATCATGTCATATTAGAATATTCTTGTAAGCCTGGCTCTCAGATGcatgttctttttgttttctttcttttttacaggTTATTACTCTAACAAGATTAATAAAGAGCAATATACAATACGTCATGCTTTTTATGACGTTATTCTCCCACGTAAGTAGGATTATCCTTTCCGATACTTTCAATGTCATCCATTTCTGTGTTACTGTTAGCTTTAAGTGTCTCATCATTATGGTTTCCTTCGCCGTCATCGGAGTGACACTGCATCTCGCAAGGCTTGCAACATATCATCAGCCGGTCATGATATGGTCTCAAAGAATGCAGAGGTTTTGGTAACCAATCCCAGTTGGCGAGTGGAGTTTCCTTCATGCATTTACACTTTCTCTGTAGTACGTTGATGAAGATAACAATGAGAAGGAACAGGAAGATGGGAACACCTACTCCGATCAGTACGTAACCATCATCATTCGCTGCTGATAAGGCAAACACCATCGCCGGTAGCACAAAGAAAGCCATGATGAGATAGAATGTCGCAAACCATCGATACTTTGCTGTCGTGTTCCCCAAAATCCGGGCCATCGGGATTGGGAACCGGATCCAGGGGATAGGGTACCATATTAAAATACCAGTGATATTAAACATCAAGTGGCAAATAGCAATTTGAAGAGAATCTTTGAATTTCTCTCCCGTTATGGCTAACGCTGCAAGCAGTCCAGTCGCGGTAGTACCGATATTGGCTCCTAGGGTCAACGGGTACATACGCTCTAGTGAAATGATACCTATGCCAACAAGAGGGGTAATAGCTGAGGTGAAGATGGAGCTACTCTGGACCAGAAAGGTACATAAGGCCCCCGCAAGGATGGCGATATATCCGGTGAAGTAAGCTGCGCAACCTGGAAATTCATAATTGACGACTTTGTGGACAATTTTGGCGATGCTACCTCGAAGGAGAGAATGTAATGTTTTAACGATCACCACCAGGCAAATGAGAAGAAGAGCAACTGATGCAAGGAGGACGAGAACTCCGGCACCACCATCCGAGAGGTTGGAATAAGCAAACCAATGCCAGTTACCTGTAAAAGTAGATAAATTAGTGAATTATGAAAATTGTGCCATATAACAAGATGCTTTCACTCACGATACTTATGAGACATGAGTTGAGTAAAGCGCGTATGAGTATAGCATTCAAGGTTGGATCACACCAGACTGTAAGTCCCACCATGCAGGTCAAAGGTATCGGAATTAATTCTCGCGTGACCTCAGAACTTATAAAACCAAACTAGTTATAAGGGTGTTTAAAAACagattataaaacaacatgaaTGAGCAAAGGTTGGGTTATAAAGAAGCGTTCTGGATATTCAATATAGGTATACAAAAAGCGCAGACTTCAAAGCATTTCTATTTTCATTCTTCAGTACAGAcacatatcaaaacaaatatcaaacgAGCGCCATCTTTTAGTTGGTTTTTCAGGACGTGTATTATGTATGTCACTGACAATGATTATTATATGTGTTTAAACTGTTGGAAACCATTAAACTTGTCTGGTTGGATATTTATGAACAACGATACTTACATGTCCATATACAACACATGCACTCCAATCTAATTTAACCTTCCcaagttggtaacattttataGCACTGCGCCTCCATTGACCCACTTCCGGGTCAAGGGTCACATTCTCTTCCATCCTGATCAACCATTCTGAAGACCTAAGCAGAATTCAGCTGCTAGTTTCgtccaggtttttttttcatttatgaatTTTTGGAAGACAAATTGTCATTAGTCAAGGAATACCGTATACTTACAATCTTCCTTATCCAGGCATGTTTTCAGTATTCTGTAAGTGTCATTTTCACCTAAACCTGTCTCCGCAATTTCTGTGATAACATTTTTGTCAATCTAATGTTTATTtagagaagaagaggaagaaaaaaaaacaccaataaGTAAGAGAATACCACACCAGGAAATTCAATCAAAAATTGTTAATTTCAAGACATAGCGGGAAAACAGGGGAAATCACTCGATAGGAGCAGTACGGTTTATCTTACTGGAAAAATTCTAAACTGAACGGTCATGGTAAGGTAGTGCATACGTTCCGTGGTATTTTCAAACCGTAATATGGTAGGTAGGAATTgccatttgaaaatgttaatctATTCTCTGATGAAAATACCAAATtgagtgtgtaagtcaatagaGCATATGTTACTTATATCCTGTAAGGTAGATCGTaaacaaagttttgttttcagaGACGTGAATTGTTACTAACCTGAATCACCCATTTAGTAAATGGATCAGTTATTGCTTTCAGAATTTCTATTTTAAAGTCTTCGTTTGATTCAAAGTCTCCAATAATAAGACCGCTGATCCAATACAAGTAACCCGTGGCGACTTCCAGTGGCAGTAAAATTAAGACGGAGATCCAGTTAAACATATCGTGTACTGTTGCGCCTCCAAACGCCCGACGAAATTCGTTCTTCTCTTTGATTTGGCCCAATGCAACAATGGTATTTGTTACTGAAGTACCGATGTTGGCTCCCATAACAACTGGTATGGCAGATTTAACTTCAACTGTAATACAAGTCCGAAAGCAATTTTTAGACCAATTTAAATGTGTATGTATTATTCTTAAAATTATCCAATTATTCCGTACAATCATTGGTGTGCGGGGAAGTGGCTTAGTCGAGGGACTTCCTATATACACTAGTGGAAGATATATATCACTCCTTctgatatactgtacacatcCTACTTATCAACTCCCCTTATCGTCACACAAATATTTAAGAGTAACACAACATTGCGTTTATACATcattatcaggcgcgtatccaggattttctaacccggggggcgcgaattactatctaagcggagcgccaccatcggttggcgcggagcgtacaagaaaatttctggttttgataccccccagatcaccggaaatggcacttctcgggcttgaaaatgagcaaccagatgtacacttttgcctgagaaccaagtatttcccaaaagtttattccatccataacctttttgaagattgtcaccagtcacacatcatgttcgacctgattgcatgtcctatggatcattgcttttgtaggttattctacgttacggcccacaatatccgaaagccccacttttcaaggttttaagcccattacttgttgagaatttgaaaattcacttttctcgtgaataaaatcacttcaaaacatacccataatgttgcacaaaattcaatctatagacaaccaatatagaaaaacctccttgaacccctaacaggcaggtcaaaattgaacgagaagaggaaagtatgatgacgaatgttggtgaggaaattttcgaaaattccgacacagttcatttattggtgtagaaatattgcaacctcttataatggcttttacaaaacttcgttgaaggaacagaaaataGCAGAtgtttccgatatcaggtatatcgaaagcgaacacttcactcataggcgtaggtcccgtaggaggcgggggctgcagccccccccccccaattgctttccctttttttcgggcacctactgaaagaaaaataaatagcaatgaatagcttaaaatgatctcgttggtaatttaaataaagttctaagcttggccgacattactactgtaaaagagagttttgacataaatggatctgtatgctttttctccatctacataagacatttggttgtttacattagcatccggcggtatactgtgcaactttgacggaccgtaaggtacacgatgccatacaatgtaatgaccgatcttgcctatatgatattggcatcgacatgttgaatgcgcgcttggcgcgcgaaaaattttggcttttttttcgggcaagtcattacagcccccaaatccaatctggctcctacgcctttgactacacacattgacagtttttgaggctgttcatcgtggaacatgcatttcaatgctcaatgatatgatgttatatctgctctttgctttacaaattcgaacaggcgtgtagcgagtaattgccaagggagggcgaagcctgtaggcaaactatccaagcgaagcgccaccatgagttggcgcgaagcgtacaagaaaaattttggccgaaaatgcctcccagatcgctggaaatgacacttcccaggccttgtaagttgcatctaagcattgtctattttgaaattactagcgatgtcataaagaaaatttgctcgggggggggcggtcacccccttcccgaaatgcgttatgttccccgacgactcggtcgagttcaagtacattagtgagagaggaaaaacggaaacgtcaaaaatggagttgtcggggtaaggggtagggtgaggcgcacaccccctccgtaatccttgatctgtcactggctaccctgtgtatataatagggatctttctcttcccgaggtcttggctatcttctactccctccttttctcctttttctctcttttttctttttcttttcccttccttcctctcctccttttcttttttcccctccttttcccttttttcttctcttttttttctctcctcttttccttacccggggggcgcgcgcccccaacgcccccccctggatacgcacctgattatagacctaatttatagtttaaatg
Proteins encoded:
- the LOC139978849 gene encoding sodium-dependent phosphate transport protein 2B-like, with amino-acid sequence MSQGKRGDKRSLVDAEDPWQVVLPELGDKTKWRDLRPKEKVKKVAWTMIRLLILLATLYLFVCSLSFLSTAFRLVGGVTAGQVLNNHSLLGNPVAALMIGVLVTVLVQSSSTSTSIVVAMVGSGIIEVKSAIPVVMGANIGTSVTNTIVALGQIKEKNEFRRAFGGATVHDMFNWISVLILLPLEVATGYLYWISGLIIGDFESNEDFKIEILKAITDPFTKWVIQIDKNVITEIAETGLGENDTYRILKTCLDKEDCNWHWFAYSNLSDGGAGVLVLLASVALLLICLVVIVKTLHSLLRGSIAKIVHKVVNYEFPGCAAYFTGYIAILAGALCTFLVQSSSIFTSAITPLVGIGIISLERMYPLTLGANIGTTATGLLAALAITGEKFKDSLQIAICHLMFNITGILIWYPIPWIRFPIPMARILGNTTAKYRWFATFYLIMAFFVLPAMVFALSAANDDGYVLIGVGVPIFLFLLIVIFINVLQRKCKCMKETPLANWDWLPKPLHSLRPYHDRLMICCKPCEMQCHSDDGEGNHNDETLKANSNTEMDDIESIGKDNPTYVGE